A window of Synechococcus sp. WH 8109 genomic DNA:
TGCGCGCTGCGGCATACCCAGCAGCTGTGGAAGAGCTGCGGGATCTCCAAGCCATCGCCAGGGAGCACAAGGCCCCCGAAGCCGATGAGCTGGCTCCCTGGGACATCGCCTACTGGTCGGAGAAGTTGCGCCAATCCCGGTTCGATCTGGACCAAGAAGCGCTGCGTCCATGGTTCCCGCTGCCGCAGGTGCTCGAAGGCCTTTTCAGCCTTTGTACTCGTCTATTCGACGTCGAGATCGTTGCCGCCGACGGCGAGGCACCGACCTGGAACGACGATGTGCGCTTCTTCCGGGTGAAGCGCTCCGATGGCACACCGATTGCCGGCTTCTACCTCGACCCTTACAGCAGGCCCGCCAGCAAACGCGGTGGAGCCTGGATGGATGAATGCCTGGGCCTGAGCAAGAAACCCGATGGCTCTGTGGTGCTGCCGGTGGCCTACCTGATCTGCAACCAGACCCCACCTGTGGGCGACACGCCCAGTCTGATGAGCTTCGAGGAAGTGGAGACCCTCTTCCATGAATTCGGCCATGGGCTCCAGCACATGCTCACCACAGTTGAGGAACCGGAGGCCGCCGGCATAAGCAACGTGGAATGGGATGCCGTGGAACTCCCCAGCCAGTTCATGGAGAACTGGTGCCTTGATCACGCCACCTTGATGGGCATGGCGCGCCACTGGCAAACCGGTGAACCCCTGCCTGAGTCGGAATTCAACAAGCTGCGCAGCAGCCGCACCTTCAATGCAGGCTTCGCCACCCTGCGGCAGGTTCACTTTGCCCTGAGTGACCTCCGCCTCCACAGCCAGTGGACGCCGAAACTTGGTGTCAGCCCAGACGGACTGCGCCGTGAGATCGCCGCCACCACCACGGTGATGGATCCCATCCCGGAGGATCAGTTCCTCTGCGCCTTCGGCCACATCTTCGCGGGGGGCTACTCCGCTGGGTACTACTCCTACAAGTGGGCTGAAGTTCTAAGCGCAGATGCCTTCTCCGCTTTTGAGGAGGTGGGTCTGGATCAGGAGGATCAGGTTCGTGCAACGGGAGCCCGCTTCCGCGACACCGTGCTCAGCCTCGGTGGCAGCCGCTCCCCAGCAGAGGTATTTGAAGCCTTCCGAGGCCGTCCTGCCAGCACCGAGGCCCTGATTCGCCATTCCGGCCTGGTGGCCGCGGCCTGAGCTCAGGCGCGCAAGCTGCTGCAAAGCCGTCGAATCGCGGCGGGGTGGCTGATCAGTTGCTGATGGGTCCAGACCGGTATTTCCTCACACCGGCCCAAGGGCAGAACGGCCCTCCAGCCGGGGCAGACCATCAGATCCCAGCGGCAAAAGAAACTGGAGCACTCGACCCCAGCCAGTGCATCGGGTTGGCGATTCAGCTCGCGCAGCAGGCGACTTCCCACTTTCATGTCTGCCGCACCGGCCAGGAGCGGGCGGGGAATCATCTGAGCAGCCAGGGTGCCCTGCTGCGGGCTGCCCACGCTGAAGAAGCGCCGGGTGCGCTGCCCCCCCCCCAGTTCCTGCAGCCAGATCCTGCCGATCACGCCCCCCATCGAAAAACCCAGAAGATCGACCTTGGCGTCAGCACCAAAGCGCTGCTGAATGTGCTGATCCAGGCGAGAGGCCAGCTGCCGCAGGGGAATCCAACCCAGACCATGGGACAGATGCGGCGCCAACAGCGGGCGATCGGGCTGGTCCAAACCCTGAACCAATCGGTGAAACAGGCGAGGCGTGTCCCAGAGACCATGGACCAGCACCAACGGGATGCTCACAGGGCTGATCTCCCGCCATGGCGGGAGCGTTCCACGAACACGCGGCCGTTAAATCCTGGAACCGGTGCAGCACATTTGGTCAATCGCAGCCAGACCGGGATGGGCCCGTACAGCGTTTCCAGCCGATCCAGCATCTGCTCACTGAAGTGCTCGATGGTGAGGCAACGAACCTGCTGGGACAAGCTTTCCAGTGCCTGAATTGCCACCCCGTAGTCCAGGCTCTGGCTCAGGTCGTCGGCCACTGCAGCAGCTTTGAGATCGAGCTGAATACTGAAATCAAGTCTGAACCATTGACCATCCCGACGTTCGTGTTCCAACACCCCGACATGGGCCCACAACCGCAGGTCCCTCACACCGATGCAATCCATCAGAGCGGCCGATCGATGTGGGTGAAGACGCGGCTGCCATTGGCGTAGTCGGCAGCGATGTGGCCCTCGCCGCGCAACCGATAGCGGTAAGTCACCAACCCTTCCAGACCAACGGGTCCGCGGGGCGGCAGGGTCTGGGTGCTGATGCCCACCTCAGCGCCGAATCCGTAACGGAACCCATCGGCGAAGCGGCTGGAGCAGTTGTGATAGACCCCTGCGCTATCCACCGCCGCGAGGAAACGATCAGCCACCTGGGCATCCTCCGTCAGGATCACTTCGGTGTGACGCGATCCATAGGAACGGATGTGATCGGTGGCTGCCTCGAGATCGTCCACCAGCTTCACCGCCAGGATCAGATCCAAATACTCCGTGCTCCAGTCCTCCTCCCTAGCCGCTTCCGCCACGCCAAGGGCCACGCTCTCGGCATCGCCCCGCAGCTGCACCCCGGCAGCAGCGAAGGCCGGCAGCGCAGCGGCGAGAAAAGGCTGCGCAATCGAGCGGTGGACCAGCAAGGTCTCAATGGCGTTGCAGGCGGCGGGGTACTGGCTCTTGCTGTCCAGCGCCACCCGAACGGCTTTGTCGACGTCGGCCGCCGCATCCACGTAGAGGTGGCAAACCCCATCGGCATGGCCCAGCACAGGAATGCGGGTGTTGTCCTGGATGAAGCGCACAAGTTCGTTGCTCCCCCTGGGAATGATCAGGTCCACGAGGCCATCGAGACGCAACAAGGCCAGGCTTTCTTGACGGGTGGTGAGCAGAGCCAGGGCATCGGCAGACACCGAACTGGCCGCCAGGCCTGCCTGCAGGGCATCCATCACAGCCTCATTGGTGCAGCGAGCCTCACTGCCCCCTTTCAACAGAGCACCGTTGCCAGAACGGATCGCCAGCGAGGCGATCTGCATCACCGCATCCGGCCTGGCTTCAAAGATCACACCCACCACCCCAAGCGGAACGGAGACCCGTTCCAGCACAAGGCCCTGATCCAGCTCCCGATGCAACTGACGACAACCCAGCGGGTCACTCAGGCTGGCCACCTTGCGGACGCCATCAATGGCCGCCGCCAACTTGGTGTCATCCAGCTTCAGCCGCGCCATCAGAGCCGGCGCCAACCCCTCGGCTGCAGAGCGTTGGAGGTCTTCACGGTTGGCCGCGAGGATGCTTTCTGCACGGTCGGTCAGCGCGTCCGCCATCGCCTGAAGCGCCTCGGCTCTTTGGCCGTCATCGGTCTGCCCCAGATCAACAGCAGCACGGCGGACAGCCGCGGCACGCTGCAGCAACGCAGCAGAAGGCTCTGGAACGCTGGACATCAAGGCAATCAATCTGTAGCCATCATCCCGTTCAGCCGCTGCAGAGCGAGCCGCGCAGCCCCCAAGCGTCCAGCGCCGTTCCCCAGGCAGGCGGCTTCGATCCGCAACCCCTCCCTTGAGACGGCCTGAACCCGCGACTCCACCTCGCGGCGCACCGCTGGCAAAAAGTGGCGGGCGGCACCCGCCAGGCCGCCACCCAGCAACACCAACTGCGGCGTGAACACATACACCAGCGAAGCAATGCCACAGCCCAGGTGCTCGCCGTAACGGCTCCAAACTTCCAGGGCCTTCGGATCACCACCATCGGCCTCTGCACTGAGCTCGCGGGGATCGCGATCACACAAGCGCCGCAAGCCGGTGATGCTGGCGAACTGCTCCAGGGAGCCACGGTTACCGCTGTTGCAGGCCGGCCCATCGGGCTCAACCCCGATCAGACCGGGTTCCGCTGCAGCGCCGTTATGGCCAGTAAACAGCTCACCCCTTAGAAGTACCCCCCCTCCTACACCGGTTCCGAGGGTCAGCAGCACCACATCATCAACACCACGGGCTGCGCCGAGCCATGCCTCACCAACTACCGCACAGTTGCCGTCATTGGCGAGGGTGACCCGGCGGTTGAGCCTGGACTCCAGCCAATCCGCCAGCGGCACGTCCTCCCATCCGGGCAGGTTGATGCAAACACGGGCCACCCGAGCCGCCGCATCCATTGGACCGGGGAGGCCGATGCCGACCGCCTCAGCCGCATGCTCAGGATCAATCTGTTCAATGGCTTCACACAGGGCCATCGTTACGGCTCCAGGAACGGCGGGCTGCGGTGTAGGCCATTGCGCCTCCGCCAGCACCGTTCCATCAGCACGAATCCGGGCCAACTTGATCGCCGTGCCCCCGAGATCCACTCCAATCACCTGCGCGATAGGCATGGCTCAGAACCGGAAGAACACCTGCAACTGGCTCTGCCAGGTGCCATTGGCATCCATGGCCGCGGAGACTGATGTAGTCGGTGTCAGCCGATAGGAGACAGTTCCTTGTGGAGGAACGTCGGTTGTGTTCGGTGCCATCAGAACAGAAAGGTTGAACCGG
This region includes:
- a CDS encoding glutamate-5-semialdehyde dehydrogenase, whose product is MSSVPEPSAALLQRAAAVRRAAVDLGQTDDGQRAEALQAMADALTDRAESILAANREDLQRSAAEGLAPALMARLKLDDTKLAAAIDGVRKVASLSDPLGCRQLHRELDQGLVLERVSVPLGVVGVIFEARPDAVMQIASLAIRSGNGALLKGGSEARCTNEAVMDALQAGLAASSVSADALALLTTRQESLALLRLDGLVDLIIPRGSNELVRFIQDNTRIPVLGHADGVCHLYVDAAADVDKAVRVALDSKSQYPAACNAIETLLVHRSIAQPFLAAALPAFAAAGVQLRGDAESVALGVAEAAREEDWSTEYLDLILAVKLVDDLEAATDHIRSYGSRHTEVILTEDAQVADRFLAAVDSAGVYHNCSSRFADGFRYGFGAEVGISTQTLPPRGPVGLEGLVTYRYRLRGEGHIAADYANGSRVFTHIDRPL
- a CDS encoding M3 family metallopeptidase; translation: MSTVSPLLRGQGLPEFRAISPELVSTDIPVLLAQLDQDFTTLEQALESALAGPSKLSWDRVMQPLQGIGERLRWSWGVVSHLNGVCNSAELRDAHAAQQPDVVRLSNRLGQSQILHRALMALQSDPSEPLNPTQERILKSELLSMQQRGVGLSGDEKAAFNHTSERLAALSTQFGNHVLDATQQWTLKLSQPNEVEGLPQRALEALAAAAREAGDADASAESGPWLLGLDMPRYLPFLTHANNRSLREKAYRAHVGRASEGELDNRALIEEILTLRREQASRLGYAHWADLSLSAKMADDVPAVEALLEELRAAAYPAAVEELRDLQAIAREHKAPEADELAPWDIAYWSEKLRQSRFDLDQEALRPWFPLPQVLEGLFSLCTRLFDVEIVAADGEAPTWNDDVRFFRVKRSDGTPIAGFYLDPYSRPASKRGGAWMDECLGLSKKPDGSVVLPVAYLICNQTPPVGDTPSLMSFEEVETLFHEFGHGLQHMLTTVEEPEAAGISNVEWDAVELPSQFMENWCLDHATLMGMARHWQTGEPLPESEFNKLRSSRTFNAGFATLRQVHFALSDLRLHSQWTPKLGVSPDGLRREIAATTTVMDPIPEDQFLCAFGHIFAGGYSAGYYSYKWAEVLSADAFSAFEEVGLDQEDQVRATGARFRDTVLSLGGSRSPAEVFEAFRGRPASTEALIRHSGLVAAA
- a CDS encoding triacylglycerol lipase — its product is MSIPLVLVHGLWDTPRLFHRLVQGLDQPDRPLLAPHLSHGLGWIPLRQLASRLDQHIQQRFGADAKVDLLGFSMGGVIGRIWLQELGGGQRTRRFFSVGSPQQGTLAAQMIPRPLLAGAADMKVGSRLLRELNRQPDALAGVECSSFFCRWDLMVCPGWRAVLPLGRCEEIPVWTHQQLISHPAAIRRLCSSLRA
- a CDS encoding dihydroneopterin aldolase gives rise to the protein MDCIGVRDLRLWAHVGVLEHERRDGQWFRLDFSIQLDLKAAAVADDLSQSLDYGVAIQALESLSQQVRCLTIEHFSEQMLDRLETLYGPIPVWLRLTKCAAPVPGFNGRVFVERSRHGGRSAL
- a CDS encoding ROK family protein, which translates into the protein MPIAQVIGVDLGGTAIKLARIRADGTVLAEAQWPTPQPAVPGAVTMALCEAIEQIDPEHAAEAVGIGLPGPMDAAARVARVCINLPGWEDVPLADWLESRLNRRVTLANDGNCAVVGEAWLGAARGVDDVVLLTLGTGVGGGVLLRGELFTGHNGAAAEPGLIGVEPDGPACNSGNRGSLEQFASITGLRRLCDRDPRELSAEADGGDPKALEVWSRYGEHLGCGIASLVYVFTPQLVLLGGGLAGAARHFLPAVRREVESRVQAVSREGLRIEAACLGNGAGRLGAARLALQRLNGMMATD